In Rattus norvegicus strain BN/NHsdMcwi chromosome 1, GRCr8, whole genome shotgun sequence, a genomic segment contains:
- the Rpl27l2 gene encoding uncharacterized protein LOC502353 → MACLSDNPYNSARVAEIGHYPREEKTTLSKKKTVKRSEIKSFVRVENYNHLRPTRCPVDIPLDKTVVNKNIFRDPALKCKARWEAKVKFEDPLKTGRNKWFF, encoded by the coding sequence ATGGCGTGTCTCTCAGACAACCCCTACAACTCTGCTCGGGTGGCTGAAATTGGCCACTATCCCCGAGAGGAGAAAACCACCTTGAGCAAGAAGAAAACTGTCAAGAGGTCAGAGATCAAGTCCTTTGTGAGAGTTGAGAATTACAATCACCTCAGGCCCACGAGGTGCCCCGTGGATATCCCCTTGGACAAAACTGTTGTCAACAAGAATATCTTTAGAGACCCAGCTCTGAAATGCAAGGCCAGGTGGGAGGCCAAGGTTAAGTTTGAAGATCCACTCAAGACAGGCAGGAACAAGTGGTTCTTCTAG